TGTTGATTGTATCTGATGGTGTGAGTGGTTTGCCGGTAACTATCGCCACATATTTTTTTACCACATTTCTGCTTTGAAATGCTTTGGTCAGGATATTGTGTGCGGTATCATTTTTTGCAATAACCATAAGACCTTCTGTATCCTTATCAAGTCGGTGAACAATGCCCGGCCTTTCAACACCACCTATGGACGAAAGCCCCTTAAAGTGATAAAGCAATGCGTTTACTAATGTGTTGTGCATGTTGCCTGCACCAGGATGTACCACCATCCCCGCTGGTTTATGTATGACAGCAATGTCATCGTCCTCAAATAAGATATTCAACGGTATGTCCTGTGGCTCAAGTGCTGATTTTTCAGGTTGAGGGATAGTAATACATATTACCTGATCGTGCTTCACCCTGTAATTGGGTTTTACCGGTATCCCATTTATAGTAATATGATTGTTTTTTAAAAGTTTTTGTATAAAGCTTCGCGAAAGCTCCTCTTCCAGTGCATTGTATATAAATATATCGATGCGCGTGCCAGCGTATTCCTGTGGGACTATAAGTGTAAGATTGTCTCCATTAACCATAAAAAAGCCTTGAAATACTGAAGTACTGTAATGATAATGCAAATAATTGTATAATTGATTCCGCCCTTTTACAAAGGGATGTAGTTCACTATTTAGTGTATTTTAAAGAGGAAATGCTTTGCAACCATTAGTCAAATCATTTTTAATGAAGCATTTGGTTACAGACCTGTCACTTAAAAACTTTGGAGTATTACTCCAAAATAGTGTTAATAGATTTTTACAGCGTCCTCATCATACAGCAAGTTTTATATCACTGTGGTATTATATTGAATTGCTGTATATGATGAATATAGCAATATTTTTTTATACACCAATTTTAATAGCGGCGGTGGGAATTATTATAGGAATAGTACTAAGTATTCATATATTGAAACTTTATATTGGTACAACAATTAATTATACTATACAGCTGT
This is a stretch of genomic DNA from Spirochaetota bacterium. It encodes these proteins:
- a CDS encoding RluA family pseudouridine synthase, whose protein sequence is MVNGDNLTLIVPQEYAGTRIDIFIYNALEEELSRSFIQKLLKNNHITINGIPVKPNYRVKHDQVICITIPQPEKSALEPQDIPLNILFEDDDIAVIHKPAGMVVHPGAGNMHNTLVNALLYHFKGLSSIGGVERPGIVHRLDKDTEGLMVIAKNDTAHNILTKAFQSRNVVKKYVAIVTGKPLTPSDTINRAIDRHPKYGHKMTVRDDGKEAITHYTLQELWHTQQGVFSRLNVQIYTGRTHQIRVHLSSIGLPIVGDKLYSKKWEKYKVPYMLLASTFLEFDHPITGKRMQFSIDVPQHMRDFISKLNVTAFEHITVE